A genomic window from Ciona intestinalis chromosome 8, KH, whole genome shotgun sequence includes:
- the LOC100183192 gene encoding cap-specific mRNA (nucleoside-2'-O-)-methyltransferase 2-like isoform X1 produces the protein MDHYDPDILTEEAFQKRFHYKNPTDDKWKIPQCAIFSCEGGVVGGLSGVKEGLNEVKSSLNHYEIQKWNKHTTFVNPSGKVLNVLRRRIQPELSTQAWCKFHELLSYGNVIPTNCGAGDTLCSVHLCEAPGGFIASLNHHLKSQRPNVKHKWVGNTLNPYYEGNPLSSCIVDDRLISRTLKSWCFGQDNTGDVFKPEFMDSLSAHCHNEFDDATIGLVTADGSLNCADKPGEQETVVAPLHHVEMLDALQLLCSGGTFVMKMFTLFEVHSASIMYLLCCLFEEVSVIKPATSKAGNSEVYVVCRNYCGLDGWKEFHENLRKHFPFHNVLNKGFSIFPPSFLPDSFIDQHTACVRLFVTLQESAINRNIFYYNNITDDAKSTIKQVQEQVTQRFFDVCNLRKIKQKLCIVPSGVLQSGGIRSNIKQCARLEGSFSDRVLGKGVDHASHSSDNGFESHFHDDPEWIVMRKKHFWWNESSVKLGEKLRVINSSIFCDTDVIAGYQLSFEQRTIDCESAVLRNDLAVFHDNSAEMSDDSTHFSDESTNLSLTNLVLEEDLQRIITQHNHTVLEIEPPCGSSVYSEWISKLIEKTNPTLAREKLNLKETKPNNFSPKKHEVVFTSVVPSDMLKLCWPELNCRPYMLKLLQILMKNIQKRGSCFIILPSALTRLTIQSLWILSQCFEEFMLQVVKIDLKPPAILFVGVKFKANHSYIHSLDDLTRRELQPGYEFVELFSVSQMFSLKSYFFESVRQSNNACLVELSHLFMTSGT, from the exons atggaTCATTATGACCCGGATATTCTAACAGAAGAAGCGTTCCAGAAGAggtttcattataaaaacCCAACCGATGATAAATGGAAGATACCTCAGTGTGCGATATTTAGTTGTGAGGGTGGGGTGGTTGGGGGGTTATCTGGGGTCAAAGAGGGGTTAAATGAGGTCAAAAGTTCACTGAATCATTATGAAATACAAAAATGGAACAAACACACTACTTTTGTCAACCCGTCAGGGAAAGTACTTAACGTTCTGCGTCGGAGGATTCAGCCAGAGTTAAGCACCCAAGCCTGGTGTAAATTCCATGAGCTTTTATCTTATGGGAATGTTATACCAACCAACTGTGGTGCAGGTGATACACTCTGTTCTGTTCACCTATGTGAAGCTCCTGGTGGTTTCATTGCGAGTTTGAATCACCATCTCAAAAGTCAGCGCCCGAATGTTAAGCATAAGTGGGTGGGGAATACCCTAAACCCATACTATGAGGGTAATCCTCTATCTTCATGTATAGTGGATGACAGACTCATATCAAGGACTTTAAAATCGTGGTGTTTTGGACAAGACAACACAGGAGATGTTTTTAAACCAG AATTCATGGATTCTTTGAGTGCGCATTGTCACAATGAGTTTGATGATGCAACAATCGGATTAGTAACCGCTGATGGAAGTTTGAACTGCGCCGATAAACCTGGAGAGCAAGAGACGGTGGTTGCTCCTTTGCATCACGTGGAGATGCTGGATGCTCTTCAGTTGCTCTGCTCCGGAGGAACCTTCGTGATGAAGATGTTCACTTTGTTCGAAGTACATTCAGCGTCTATTATGTACTTGCTATGTTGCTTGTTTGAAGAGGTGTCCGTCATCAAACCTGCGACAAGCAAAGCCGGAAACTCTGAGGTTTATGTTGTGTGTAGGAATTACTGTGGGCTGGATGGATGGAAGGAGTTTCATGAAAATCTTCGCAAACATTTTCCATttcataatgttttaaataaag GTTTCTCAATATTCCCCCCCAGTTTCCTTCCCGACAGTTTCATAGACCAACACACAGCGTGTGTTCGATTGTTTGTAACTTTACAAGAATCCGCCATCAATAGAAACATCTTTTACTACAACAATATTACAGATGATGCCAAATCGACAATAAAACAA GTCCAGGAACAAGTAACCCAGCGCTTCTTTGATGTTTGTAACTTGCGTAAGATCAAACAGAAGCTTTGCATAGTGCCCTCTGGTGTGTTACAATCTGGGGGAATTCGTTCAAACATCAAACAGTGTGCAAGGTTGGAGGGTTCGTTTAGTGACAGAGTGTTG GGCAAGGGAGTTGACCACGCTTCCCATTCCTCGGATAacggattcgaatctcatttCCATGACGACCCAGAATGGATTGTGATGCGTAAGAAGCATTTCTGGTGGAACGAATCAAGCGTGAAGCTCGGGGAAAAGTTACGAGTCATCAATTCTTCAATTTTCTGCGACACGGATGTTATCGCCGGTTACCAATTGTCGTTCGAACAACGAACAATAGATTGTGAGTCAGCTGTTTTAAGGAATGATTTAGCAGTTTTTCATGATAACTCAGCAGAGATGTCGGACGACTCGACACATTTTTCTGATGAATCAACAAATTTATCGCTGACTAACCTCGTTCTAGAGGAAGATCTACAAAGAATAATTACTCAGCATAATCATACAGTGCTTGAAATTGAACCACCATGTGGCTCATCGGTTTACAGCGAGTGGATTTCAAAACTAATTGAAAAAACCAACCCCACCCTTGCAAGGGAGAAACTCAActtaaaagaaacaaaaccaaacaatTTCTCCCCGAAAAAACATGAAGTGGTTTTTACATCTGTCGTTCCAAGCGATATGTTAAAGTTATGTTGGCCAGAACTTAACTGTCGCCCTTACATGTTAAAACTTCTTCAAATTTTGATGAAAAACATTCAGAAACGAGGTTCTTGCTTTATTATTCTACCAAG TGCATTGACCCGTCTCACCATTCAATCTCTATGGATTTTATCTCAATGTTTCGAAGAGTTTATGTTGCAAGTCGTGAAAATTGACCTTAAACCCCCAGCTATATTATTTGTTGGTGTCAAGTTTAAAGCAAATCATAG ttacatacattcactTGACGACCTAACACGACGGGAATTACAACCAGGATACGAATTTGTTGAATTATTTTCAGTTTCTCAAATGTTCAGTTTAAAG AGTTACTTTTTTGAATCTGTGCGTCAATCAAATAACGCTTGCTTGGTGGAGTTGTCACACTTATTCATGACAAGTGGCACGTAA
- the LOC100185557 gene encoding alpha-(1,3)-fucosyltransferase 6-like gives MRRKYITFGAFCSVSLFIVWLYIWNMSSVSVSVNGFSSPAVHSMQRNKEEKPHIVPSKGIILIWAMFIMPGEIPKHPLCGGGCTVTHDRAYFDDADAVVFMMKSAKRNDLPDPKKRRPNQAFVWWSRESAWTAKYLYRKSLDDFDDYFNWTMTHRRDSDVNGMLYPFVARDFVKTRLKQTIDAENDDLSRDPGIVKTENILFGSEDQRKDNQEMEPKIRDVIARKTGVVAWVASNCALTEGAKQRFIVVQQLQRLGVGVDIYGHCGNLTFGSKGFYPTLADYKFYLAFENGVHCRGYITEKLWFNAFYSGAVPIVWGPPKSDVEEIAPPGSFIHYDDFNSLEELAKYLKHLDTDMGAYTKYFAWRWKIPGYYPLLGVNDYKDRALLTKHKNHFDNAFCELCRFIKGGVNQVSHKTVPSLKKFWFDADTDDCLKRN, from the exons ATGCGTCGAAAATACATAACGTTTGGAGCTTTCTGTTCAGTTTCGTTGTTCATAGTATGGCTGTATATCTGGAATATG AGCAGTGTTTCCGTTTCGGTAAATGGTTTCTCGTCACCAGCGGTACATTCAATGCAACGAAACAAAG AAGAGAAACCGCATATTGTTCCGAGCAAAGGGATTATCCTTATATGGGCAATGTTTATCATGCCTGGGGAAATCCCCAAACACCCATTATGCGGGGGCGGATGCACAGTCACGCATGACCGAGCATACTTCGATGACGCAGACGCTGTTGTGTTTATGATGAAATCAGCGAAGCGAAACGATCTACCAGATCCCAAGAAAAG gcGACCCAATCAGGCGTTCGTATGGTGGTCACGTGAAAGCGCATGGACGGCAAAGTATTTGTACCGAAAAAGTTTGGACGATTTTGATGATTACTTTAACTGGACGATGACCCACAGACGAGATTCAGACGTTAATGGAATGTTGTATCCGTTTGTTGCGAGAGACTTTGTGAAGACAAGACTCAA GCAAACGATCGACGCAGAGAACGACGATTTGTCACGTGATCCTGGAATCGTTAAGACGGAAAACATTCTGTTTGGAAGCGAAGATCAACGGAAGGACAACCAGGAGATGGAGCCAAAGATTCGTGATGTCATCGCACGAAAAACAGGAGTTGTTGCATGGGTGGCAAGCAACTGTGCCCTCACAGAGGGTGCGAAACAAAGGTTTATTGTTGTGCAACAGTTACAAAGGTTAGGGGTTGGGGTGGATATTTATGGACATTGTGGGAACCTCACTTTTGGGAGTAAAGGGTTTTACCCAACATTGGCTGACTATAAGTTCTACTTGGCCTTTGAAAATGGGGTTCATTGTCGGGGTTATATCACAGAGAAGTTATGGTTCAACGCATTTTACTCTGGGGCTGTTCCTATTGTGTGGGGTCCTCCTAAAAGTGATGTGGAAGAAATTGCTCCTCCAggatcattcattcattatgaTGACTTTAATTCACTTGAGGAGCTAGctaagtatttaaaacacttaGACACAGACATGGGCGCTTATACAAAGTACTTCGCGTGGAGATGGAAAATACCGGGTTATTATCCTTTACTAGGTGTAAATGACTATAAAGACCGGGCTTTGCtgacaaaacataaaaaccatTTTGATAACGCGTTTTGTGAATTGTGTCGGTTCATAAAAGGGGGCGTGAACCAAGTTTCTCATAAAACAGTTCCTTCACTGAAAAAGTTTTGGTTTGACGCCGATACAgatgattgtttaaaaagaaactga
- the LOC100182369 gene encoding probable ATP-dependent RNA helicase DHX35 has translation MSRPRFWRPGDDQPNESVKQERAGSDDTVVFNNHADLSLMNQRKRLPIFQYRNHILYLLEKHNVLIIVGETGSGKSTQVPQYLVESGWTEKGKHGCLITQPRRVAAVTLATRVAEERGSLLGGEVGYGIRFDDCFDPRETVIKFVTDGVLLREMMSDPLLKKYNVVIVDEAHERSINTDMCMGLLKKIQRKRQDLRIIISSATISAEFFKDFFTIKNAGKSQDNVGVLSVEGRNYPIEVFYSSDPVPDYVKATVETVLQIHRHEGDGDILVFLTGQDEVRTAVRLLIDDLRSRGQDKKKYLKVLPFYSGLHEKEQFKVFERVSRNTRKVIVATNVAETSVTIEGVTFVVDCCFVKLKVYNPSSGIESLIVCPASQASLEQRAGRAGRCRNGKVYRLCPEKEAMSLEKTTPPEMQRSNLMSVILQLKALGVDNVLRFHFISPPPAQCMVRGLELLFALGALDQNGNLTSPLGVTMAEFPLNPMFVKMLLESEKFDCSSEIVTIVAMLQVRDVAIFPTNERGKAAMEHRKFAVAQGDHFTLLNIYDCFINEGNKTKKWCEKYYLNYKALKRAVKIRENLCKYMNRFKVAVQPAQSDISKIQRCIVSGFFANAARLHHDGSYRGLHNDVTLHIHPSSVLIAEKYPPKFLVFNEILETSKMFMRDVTLVEPDWLHELAPHFYEFGTQHEVYSKRIKLDV, from the exons ATGAGTCGACCAAGATTTTGGCGACCTGGAGACGATCAACCAAATGAAAGCGTGAAGCAGGAACGGGCGGGGTCAGATGACACAGTGGTTTTTAATAACCATGCCGATCTGTCGCTTATGAATCAGCGAAAAAGGTTGCCAATATTTCaatatagaaatcatattcTTTATCTATTAGAGAAGCATAATGTCCTAATTATAGTGGGGGAGACTGGGTCGGGTAAGAGCACGCAGGTGCCACAATATCTGGTTGAAAGTGGATGGACAGAAAAAGGCAAACATGGATGTCTCATTACACAACCTAGGCGTGTAGCTGCTGTTACTCTAGCGACTCGTGTGGCGGAAGAGCGAGGTTCTTTATTGGGGGGTGAGGTGGGATACGGTATTAGGTTCGACGATTGTTTTGATCCAAGAGAAACAGTGATCAAGTTTGTCACCGATGGGGTCCTCCTTAGAGAGATGATGAGTGATCCTTTGCTGAAGAAGTATAATGTTGTCATTGTGGATGAAGCTCATGAGAGGAGCATTAATACTGACATGTGCATGGGGCTGTTAAAGAAGATACAACGTAAGCGACAAGATTTAAGGATCATAATTTCTTCAGCGACCATTTCAGCGGAATTTTTTAAGGATTTTTTCACGATAAAAAACGCTGGAAAGTCTCAAGATAATGTGGGTGTGTTGTCAGTGGAGGGAAGGAATTATCCAATTGAAGTTTTTTATTCCTCCGACCCAGTGCCTGATTATGTGAAAGCAACCGTGGAGACAGTTTTGCAGATTCACCGTCATGAAGGCGATGGCGACATACTTGTGTTTCTGACAGGTCAGGATGAAGTCCGGACAGCTGTTCGATTATTAATTGATGACCTTCGTAGCAGAGGGCAGGATaagaagaaatatttaaaagttttgccGTTTTATAGCGGTTTACATGAGAAAGAACAGTTTAAAGTGTTTGAACGAGTTTCTAGGAACACAAGGAAAGTTATTGTGGCTACAAACGTGGCAGAAACATCAGTAACTATTGAAGGTGTTACGTTTGTGGTGGATTGCTGCTTCGTTAAGCTCAAGGTTTACAACCCATCGTCGGGAATTGAATCTTTGATTGTTTGTCCCGCTTCCCAAGCATCCTTGGAGCAAAGAGCTGGAAGAGCAGGAAGATGCAG AAATGGTAAAGTTTACCGTCTATGCCCTGAGAAAGAAGCTATGTCTTTGGAAAAAACCACCCCGCCAGAAATGCAGCGTTCCAACCTGATGTCTGTTATTCTTCAGCTAAAAGCACTGGGTGTGGATAACGTTTTACGATTCCATTTTATATCCCCACCTCCCGCACAGTGCATGGTCCGTGGACTTGAACTGCTTTTTGCTCTCGGAGCTCTTGACCAAAACGGGAATCTTACGTCACCATTAGGGGTCACTATGGCTGAGTTTCCATTGAATCCAATGTTTGTGAAGATGCTTTTGGAGTCGGAAAAATTTGATTGTTCAAGTGAGATTGTAACTATAGTAGCAATGTTACAAGTCCGTGATGTCGCAATCTTTCCGACCAATGAGCGAGGGAAAGCAGCAATGGAGCATCGTAAGTTCGCTGTCGCACAAGGAGATCATTTCACTCTGCTTAATATTTACGATTGTTTCATAAACGaaggaaacaaaacaaagaaatggtGCGAGAAGTATTATTTGAACTACAAAGCGCTGAAGAGAGCGGTAAAAATACGTGAGAATCTTTGCAAATATATGAACAGATTCAAGGTAGCAGTACAACCTGCACAAAGTGACATTTCTAAAATCCAGCGCTGTATTGTGTCAGGGTTTTTCGCAAACGCTGCTCGATTACACCATGATGGTTCATACAGAGGCCTCCATAATGATGTCACACTCCACATTCATCCATCATCGGTCCTTATTGCTGAAAAATATCCTCCaaaatttcttgtttttaacgaAATATTGGAAACATCGAAAATGTTTATGAGAGACGTCACATTGGTTGAACCGGATTGGTTACATGAACTCGCGCCACATTTTTATGAGTTTGGAACGCAGCATGAAGTTTATTCTAAAAGAATTAAACTTGacgtttaa
- the LOC100183192 gene encoding cap-specific mRNA (nucleoside-2'-O-)-methyltransferase 2-like isoform X2, with translation MDHYDPDILTEEAFQKRFHYKNPTDDKWKIPQCAIFSCEGGVVGGLSGVKEGLNEVKSSLNHYEIQKWNKHTTFVNPSGKVLNVLRRRIQPELSTQAWCKFHELLSYGNVIPTNCGAGDTLCSVHLCEAPGGFIASLNHHLKSQRPNVKHKWVGNTLNPYYEGNPLSSCIVDDRLISRTLKSWCFGQDNTGDVFKPEFMDSLSAHCHNEFDDATIGLVTADGSLNCADKPGEQETVVAPLHHVEMLDALQLLCSGGTFVMKMFTLFEVHSASIMYLLCCLFEEVSVIKPATSKAGNSEVYVVCRNYCGLDGWKEFHENLRKHFPFHNVLNKGFSIFPPSFLPDSFIDQHTACVRLFVTLQESAINRNIFYYNNITDDAKSTIKQVQEQVTQRFFDVCNLRKIKQKLCIVPSGVLQSGGIRSNIKQCARLEGSFSDRVLGKGVDHASHSSDNGFESHFHDDPEWIVMRKKHFWWNESSVKLGEKLRVINSSIFCDTDVIAGYQLSFEQRTIDCESAVLRNDLAVFHDNSAEMSDDSTHFSDESTNLSLTNLVLEEDLQRIITQHNHTVLEIEPPCGSSVYSEWISKLIEKTNPTLAREKLNLKETKPNNFSPKKHEVVFTSVVPSDMLKLCWPELNCRPYMLKLLQILMKNIQKRGSCFIILPSYIHSLDDLTRRELQPGYEFVELFSVSQMFSLKSYFFESVRQSNNACLVELSHLFMTSGT, from the exons atggaTCATTATGACCCGGATATTCTAACAGAAGAAGCGTTCCAGAAGAggtttcattataaaaacCCAACCGATGATAAATGGAAGATACCTCAGTGTGCGATATTTAGTTGTGAGGGTGGGGTGGTTGGGGGGTTATCTGGGGTCAAAGAGGGGTTAAATGAGGTCAAAAGTTCACTGAATCATTATGAAATACAAAAATGGAACAAACACACTACTTTTGTCAACCCGTCAGGGAAAGTACTTAACGTTCTGCGTCGGAGGATTCAGCCAGAGTTAAGCACCCAAGCCTGGTGTAAATTCCATGAGCTTTTATCTTATGGGAATGTTATACCAACCAACTGTGGTGCAGGTGATACACTCTGTTCTGTTCACCTATGTGAAGCTCCTGGTGGTTTCATTGCGAGTTTGAATCACCATCTCAAAAGTCAGCGCCCGAATGTTAAGCATAAGTGGGTGGGGAATACCCTAAACCCATACTATGAGGGTAATCCTCTATCTTCATGTATAGTGGATGACAGACTCATATCAAGGACTTTAAAATCGTGGTGTTTTGGACAAGACAACACAGGAGATGTTTTTAAACCAG AATTCATGGATTCTTTGAGTGCGCATTGTCACAATGAGTTTGATGATGCAACAATCGGATTAGTAACCGCTGATGGAAGTTTGAACTGCGCCGATAAACCTGGAGAGCAAGAGACGGTGGTTGCTCCTTTGCATCACGTGGAGATGCTGGATGCTCTTCAGTTGCTCTGCTCCGGAGGAACCTTCGTGATGAAGATGTTCACTTTGTTCGAAGTACATTCAGCGTCTATTATGTACTTGCTATGTTGCTTGTTTGAAGAGGTGTCCGTCATCAAACCTGCGACAAGCAAAGCCGGAAACTCTGAGGTTTATGTTGTGTGTAGGAATTACTGTGGGCTGGATGGATGGAAGGAGTTTCATGAAAATCTTCGCAAACATTTTCCATttcataatgttttaaataaag GTTTCTCAATATTCCCCCCCAGTTTCCTTCCCGACAGTTTCATAGACCAACACACAGCGTGTGTTCGATTGTTTGTAACTTTACAAGAATCCGCCATCAATAGAAACATCTTTTACTACAACAATATTACAGATGATGCCAAATCGACAATAAAACAA GTCCAGGAACAAGTAACCCAGCGCTTCTTTGATGTTTGTAACTTGCGTAAGATCAAACAGAAGCTTTGCATAGTGCCCTCTGGTGTGTTACAATCTGGGGGAATTCGTTCAAACATCAAACAGTGTGCAAGGTTGGAGGGTTCGTTTAGTGACAGAGTGTTG GGCAAGGGAGTTGACCACGCTTCCCATTCCTCGGATAacggattcgaatctcatttCCATGACGACCCAGAATGGATTGTGATGCGTAAGAAGCATTTCTGGTGGAACGAATCAAGCGTGAAGCTCGGGGAAAAGTTACGAGTCATCAATTCTTCAATTTTCTGCGACACGGATGTTATCGCCGGTTACCAATTGTCGTTCGAACAACGAACAATAGATTGTGAGTCAGCTGTTTTAAGGAATGATTTAGCAGTTTTTCATGATAACTCAGCAGAGATGTCGGACGACTCGACACATTTTTCTGATGAATCAACAAATTTATCGCTGACTAACCTCGTTCTAGAGGAAGATCTACAAAGAATAATTACTCAGCATAATCATACAGTGCTTGAAATTGAACCACCATGTGGCTCATCGGTTTACAGCGAGTGGATTTCAAAACTAATTGAAAAAACCAACCCCACCCTTGCAAGGGAGAAACTCAActtaaaagaaacaaaaccaaacaatTTCTCCCCGAAAAAACATGAAGTGGTTTTTACATCTGTCGTTCCAAGCGATATGTTAAAGTTATGTTGGCCAGAACTTAACTGTCGCCCTTACATGTTAAAACTTCTTCAAATTTTGATGAAAAACATTCAGAAACGAGGTTCTTGCTTTATTATTCTACCAAG ttacatacattcactTGACGACCTAACACGACGGGAATTACAACCAGGATACGAATTTGTTGAATTATTTTCAGTTTCTCAAATGTTCAGTTTAAAG AGTTACTTTTTTGAATCTGTGCGTCAATCAAATAACGCTTGCTTGGTGGAGTTGTCACACTTATTCATGACAAGTGGCACGTAA